One part of the Sorangiineae bacterium MSr11954 genome encodes these proteins:
- the aat gene encoding leucyl/phenylalanyl-tRNA--protein transferase — protein sequence MRATEPPRTEIVFPDPRGTPEPGIVAVGSDFRPGTLLQAYRSGIFPWPHGHHVLWFSPDPRAILPLEGELHWSRSLRRTLRRHPFEVTVDQAFVEVMRACGYTRDATWITPALARGYTALHKLGWAHSVEVWEHQGERRELVGGIYGMAIGGLFAGESMFHTRTDASKIAFATLAGRLQTRGFVLFDVQVMSDHLASLGCIDVSRHEYLARLERALEVDVGF from the coding sequence ATGCGAGCCACGGAGCCCCCGCGCACCGAAATCGTCTTCCCCGATCCGCGCGGTACACCGGAACCCGGTATCGTCGCCGTCGGAAGCGACTTCCGCCCGGGCACGTTGCTCCAAGCCTACCGCAGCGGCATCTTCCCCTGGCCGCACGGCCACCATGTGCTCTGGTTCTCACCCGATCCGCGCGCCATCTTGCCGCTCGAAGGCGAGCTGCACTGGTCGCGCAGCCTGCGCCGCACCTTGCGGCGCCATCCCTTCGAGGTCACCGTCGACCAAGCCTTCGTCGAGGTGATGCGCGCGTGCGGCTACACCCGCGACGCCACCTGGATCACGCCGGCGCTCGCGCGAGGCTACACCGCGCTGCACAAGCTGGGCTGGGCCCACAGCGTGGAGGTCTGGGAGCACCAAGGCGAGCGCCGCGAGCTGGTCGGCGGCATCTACGGCATGGCCATCGGCGGCTTGTTCGCCGGCGAATCCATGTTCCACACGCGCACCGACGCCTCGAAGATTGCCTTTGCCACCCTCGCCGGCCGCTTGCAGACGCGCGGCTTCGTGCTCTTCGACGTCCAAGTCATGAGCGATCACCTCGCCTCCCTCGGCTGCATCGACGTCTCCCGTCACGAGTACCTCGCGCGGTTGGAGCGCGCGCTCGAGGTCGATGTGGGGTTTTGA
- a CDS encoding 4'-phosphopantetheinyl transferase superfamily protein, whose protein sequence is MTTALPKNEVHLWCVAWTRLTDPALLARYESLLTEEETTSYRRFYFEEGRREYLMTRALVRDVLSRYEPDVAPARWRFVRSSYGRPSIAPELGVRNLVFNLSNTKGLVVCAVGRDELGCDVEPIDRGEKVLPIADSVFSPNELATLRALPEAKQTRRAIELWTLKESFIKARGMGLSLPLDRFTMVFEGDASATPAGASPAGASPTSTTPAGASPRIVIRIDPSIDIAGQRWQLALLPMESHLVALCMERGGSDADKSVLVRHIVPLEG, encoded by the coding sequence ATGACGACGGCGCTGCCGAAGAACGAAGTTCACCTCTGGTGCGTGGCGTGGACCCGGTTGACCGATCCCGCGCTGCTGGCTCGCTACGAGAGCCTTTTGACCGAGGAAGAGACCACCTCCTACCGGCGCTTCTACTTCGAGGAAGGACGGCGCGAGTACCTGATGACGCGCGCGCTCGTGCGCGACGTGCTCTCGCGCTACGAGCCCGATGTCGCCCCCGCGAGGTGGCGGTTCGTGCGCTCCAGCTATGGGCGGCCGAGCATCGCGCCCGAGCTGGGGGTGCGCAATCTGGTGTTCAACCTTTCGAACACCAAGGGCCTCGTCGTGTGCGCCGTGGGACGCGATGAGTTGGGCTGCGACGTGGAGCCCATCGACCGGGGCGAAAAGGTGCTGCCCATCGCCGACAGCGTCTTTTCGCCAAACGAGCTCGCGACCTTGCGCGCCCTGCCCGAGGCGAAGCAAACGCGCCGCGCCATCGAGCTATGGACCCTGAAAGAGTCGTTCATCAAGGCGCGCGGAATGGGGCTCTCCTTGCCGCTCGACCGCTTCACCATGGTGTTCGAGGGCGATGCTAGCGCCACGCCGGCGGGCGCGTCGCCGGCGGGCGCATCGCCAACGAGCACCACGCCGGCGGGCGCGTCGCCGCGCATCGTCATTCGCATCGACCCGAGCATCGACATCGCCGGCCAGCGCTGGCAGCTCGCGCTCCTGCCCATGGAATCGCACCTGGTCGCGCTCTGCATGGAACGCGGCGGCTCCGACGCAGACAAGTCCGTGCTGGTCCGGCACATCGTGCCGCTCGAAGGATAA
- a CDS encoding diacylglycerol kinase family lipid kinase gives MSRAAVRPLLVVNPRSGGGRTGQTFAAMLAPIEAALGPVQSSFTERTGHAIELARDAARAGAPFIVAVGGDGTFNEVVNGVLSSGFPEVPVAIIGQGTGGDFLRVLGVEHRLDRYLAAITSGRTRRIDVGRARYTTHEGTPGERYFVNILSAGMGGLVDQYVASTSRALGGKAAYFGSSLRALARCREGRLRTSLSLNGETSEHRIATYMIAICNGRYFGSGMKVAPMAEIDDGRFEVVSIGGASKVAFAMTSQRIYKGEHLGKPGVQHLPCDKIFMDLENEDARSVFLIDLDGEPVGVLPLEIDLVPQALVLRG, from the coding sequence ATGAGCCGCGCCGCCGTCCGCCCGCTGCTGGTCGTCAACCCGCGATCCGGTGGCGGGCGCACGGGGCAAACCTTCGCGGCCATGCTGGCGCCGATCGAGGCCGCGCTGGGCCCCGTGCAGTCGTCCTTCACCGAGCGCACGGGGCACGCGATCGAGCTCGCGCGGGACGCGGCGCGCGCGGGCGCTCCCTTCATCGTGGCGGTCGGTGGGGACGGGACGTTCAACGAGGTCGTCAACGGGGTGCTGTCGTCGGGCTTCCCCGAGGTGCCGGTGGCGATCATCGGCCAAGGTACGGGAGGCGATTTTTTGCGGGTGCTCGGGGTCGAGCACCGCCTCGATCGCTACCTCGCCGCCATCACCTCGGGCCGAACGCGCCGGATCGACGTGGGGCGCGCGCGCTACACGACCCACGAGGGCACCCCCGGCGAGCGTTACTTCGTGAACATCCTGTCCGCTGGGATGGGCGGTCTGGTCGATCAGTACGTGGCCAGCACGTCGCGCGCGCTCGGCGGCAAGGCGGCCTACTTCGGCTCGTCCTTGCGCGCGCTGGCGCGCTGCCGCGAGGGGAGGCTGCGGACCAGCCTTTCGTTGAATGGCGAGACGAGCGAGCACCGCATCGCGACCTATATGATTGCGATCTGCAACGGTCGCTATTTCGGGTCTGGGATGAAGGTCGCGCCGATGGCCGAGATCGACGATGGTCGGTTCGAGGTGGTCTCCATCGGCGGGGCGTCCAAGGTCGCCTTTGCGATGACCTCGCAGCGCATCTACAAAGGCGAGCACCTGGGGAAGCCAGGCGTGCAGCACCTGCCGTGCGACAAGATTTTCATGGACCTCGAGAACGAAGACGCGCGCAGCGTCTTTCTGATCGATCTCGACGGGGAGCCGGTGGGCGTTCTTCCGCTCGAGATCGATCTGGTGCCGCAGGCGCTGGTGCTGCGCGGCTGA
- a CDS encoding NAD-dependent epimerase/dehydratase family protein — protein MARYLVTGGAGFLGGHLVESLLAHGHDVVALCRGEEPSLAARGVTVRRGDVLDAASVRDAAAGCQGLFHCAGKVSRKPEDAEELRRLHVEGTKITLDACKDAGITRVVYASTSGTVAVSEYPAHIGSEEDETPIALLSRWPYYRSKLFAERAALERNTEGFSVVSVNPTLLLGPGDTRGSSTEDVRLFLERKIPAVPAGGLSFVDVRDAAEAMRAAMDRGEPGQRYLLGAINLTVRAFFERLERASGVKAPWLPTPRAPLFARRGAEILGRVSSQLGLDVSVDPVSLDMAQYFWYLDSTRAETVLGWSPRDPQKTLVDTVDDLRARGIVWPSPASTR, from the coding sequence ATGGCTCGTTATCTCGTCACCGGCGGGGCCGGTTTTCTGGGCGGCCACCTGGTCGAATCGCTCCTCGCGCACGGACACGACGTGGTCGCGCTTTGCCGCGGCGAGGAGCCATCGCTCGCGGCGCGCGGTGTCACCGTCCGGCGCGGCGACGTGCTCGATGCCGCGAGCGTCCGCGACGCGGCCGCGGGCTGCCAGGGGCTCTTTCACTGCGCGGGCAAGGTGTCGCGCAAGCCGGAGGACGCCGAGGAGCTTCGCCGGCTTCACGTGGAGGGCACCAAGATTACCCTCGACGCGTGCAAGGACGCGGGCATCACCCGGGTCGTGTACGCATCCACCAGCGGCACCGTGGCCGTCAGCGAATATCCCGCGCACATCGGGAGCGAGGAGGACGAGACGCCCATCGCCCTGCTCTCGCGGTGGCCGTACTACCGCTCCAAGCTGTTCGCCGAGCGGGCCGCACTGGAGCGAAACACGGAGGGCTTCTCCGTGGTCTCCGTGAACCCCACGCTCCTCTTGGGGCCGGGCGATACGCGCGGCTCGTCCACCGAGGACGTGCGCCTCTTTCTGGAGCGAAAGATCCCGGCGGTGCCTGCGGGCGGTCTCTCCTTCGTTGACGTGCGCGACGCGGCCGAGGCGATGCGCGCGGCCATGGATCGGGGCGAGCCCGGGCAGCGCTACCTGCTCGGCGCCATCAACCTCACCGTGCGCGCCTTCTTCGAGCGCCTCGAGCGCGCCTCCGGCGTGAAGGCCCCGTGGCTCCCCACCCCGCGCGCGCCGCTCTTCGCCCGCCGCGGCGCCGAAATTTTGGGGCGCGTGAGCTCGCAGCTCGGCTTGGACGTGTCGGTCGATCCGGTCAGCCTCGATATGGCGCAGTACTTCTGGTACCTCGACTCCACGCGCGCCGAGACGGTGCTCGGGTGGAGCCCGCGCGATCCGCAGAAGACCCTCGTCGACACGGTGGACGATCTGCGCGCGCGCGGGATCGTCTGGCCGTCGCCCGCGAGCACCCGATGA